In Longimicrobiales bacterium, the DNA window CGGTTACACGCTGGTGCACCCGTTCGACGATATCCACGTCATCGCCGGACAGGGCACGGTCGGCGCCGAGCTGTGCGAGGACCTGCCGGACGTCGATGTGGTGGTCGTGCCCGTCGGAGGCGGCGGCCTGCTCTCGGGCGTCGCGACGGCCGTGCGTGCGCAGCGTCCGCGCGCGCGCATCATCGGCGTCGAGCCCACGGGCGCACCGGCCGTCCGCCGCGCACTGGATGCGGGCGAGCCAGTGCGTCTCGAGCGCGTCGACACGATCGCGGACGGCCTGGGCGCGCCGATGACCGGACCGAATGTGCTCGAACACGTGCGCGCCCTGGTGGACGATGTCGTTGCCGTGGGCGATGACAGCATTGCCGACGGCCTGAGGTTCCTGCTCGAGCGCTGCAAGCTGCTCGTCGAGCCTGCCGGCGCGGCGGCGGTTGCCGCATTGATGGACGGCACCGTGCAGGTACCTCCGCGCGCACGTGTCGCCGCGATACTGAGCGGCGGGAACATCGACCTCCCGCGTCTGCGCACACTCCTCCCTTCATGAGAGCTGCCATGAGAACCGTCAGCCGCGTAGCATTGCCCGTTATCCTCTGCGCCCTTGCGACCGCGTGTGCGAGCGCCGACCCGGCCGCGCGCGCGGTCATTGCACCAGCAGGCACGTCCACGCTCGCGCCGTACTCCCCGGGCGTACGCGCTGCCGGTCTCGTGTTCCTCTCCGGTCAGATCGGGCTGCGGCCCGGCACCCGCGAGCTCGCGGCTGGAGGCGTGGCGGGAGAGACCGAGCAGGCACTCGAGAACGTCCGTACCGTGCTGGCG includes these proteins:
- a CDS encoding threonine/serine dehydratase, translated to MIDIQDIRRAQRRLAGHVHRTPVLGSRTLSDRIGATAHLKVEAFQRTGSFKVRGVLNRLAQLSPDERERGLVTVSAGNHAQAVAYGAAREGVRAVVVMPEHASPAKVDACREYGAEVVLHGDVFAAFGRMEELRVEHGYTLVHPFDDIHVIAGQGTVGAELCEDLPDVDVVVVPVGGGGLLSGVATAVRAQRPRARIIGVEPTGAPAVRRALDAGEPVRLERVDTIADGLGAPMTGPNVLEHVRALVDDVVAVGDDSIADGLRFLLERCKLLVEPAGAAAVAALMDGTVQVPPRARVAAILSGGNIDLPRLRTLLPS
- a CDS encoding Rid family detoxifying hydrolase encodes the protein MRTVSRVALPVILCALATACASADPAARAVIAPAGTSTLAPYSPGVRAAGLVFLSGQIGLRPGTRELAAGGVAGETEQALENVRTVLAAAGLAPRDVVKCTVFLADMRDYDAMNAVYGRFFDSAPPARSAIGVNGLPLGARVEIECIARARA